One window of the Deferrivibrio essentukiensis genome contains the following:
- a CDS encoding ATP-binding protein yields the protein MIKRNIEPALKNLSKQYPVVTITGPRQSGKTTLCKNSFPDYKYVNLEALDTRNFAISDPRGFLAQYNNHVILDEIQRAPELLSYIQEIVDDKNDPGQFIITGSQQFEVMSNITQTLAGRTAILRLLPFSISEIKGYYDVSSIDKLILSGFYPRIYDRALNPTQALGDYLVTYIERDLRQIINIKDLSLFEKFLRLCAGRIGQILNLNSLASDVGVSHTTIRSWITLLEASYVVFLLPPWFGNVSKRLIKSPKLYFYDVGLASYLLGLENENQVSRDPLKGNLFKNLVLMEILKYKFNKGKRSNLYIYRDSKGNEIDIIYEMGRDVYPIEVKAGATVANEFFKNIRKFFKIYPHTPYGGGLVYGGKEPQVRTDIKVCTVWMIEEMIENIK from the coding sequence ATGATTAAAAGAAATATTGAACCAGCATTGAAAAATTTGTCAAAACAGTATCCTGTAGTTACAATTACAGGTCCCAGACAGAGTGGGAAAACTACATTATGCAAAAACTCATTTCCAGATTATAAATATGTGAACTTAGAGGCACTTGATACAAGAAATTTTGCAATTAGTGATCCAAGAGGGTTTCTTGCACAATATAATAATCATGTAATTTTAGATGAAATTCAAAGAGCACCTGAATTGTTGTCTTATATTCAAGAGATTGTAGATGATAAAAATGACCCTGGCCAGTTTATTATTACAGGCAGTCAGCAATTTGAAGTAATGAGCAATATTACCCAAACACTTGCAGGCAGAACTGCAATTTTAAGGCTTTTACCCTTTTCAATTTCAGAGATTAAAGGATATTATGATGTGTCTTCGATTGATAAACTTATCCTATCAGGTTTTTACCCAAGGATCTATGATAGAGCTTTAAATCCTACTCAGGCTTTGGGAGATTATCTCGTTACCTATATTGAAAGGGACTTAAGGCAAATTATAAATATAAAAGATTTATCTCTTTTTGAAAAATTTTTGAGATTATGTGCAGGAAGAATTGGTCAGATTTTAAATTTAAATAGTTTGGCAAGCGATGTGGGTGTATCGCATACCACTATAAGATCTTGGATAACTTTACTTGAAGCAAGTTACGTAGTTTTTCTTTTGCCTCCATGGTTTGGCAATGTTTCAAAAAGGCTTATTAAATCACCTAAACTGTATTTTTACGATGTAGGACTTGCGAGTTATCTTCTTGGACTTGAAAATGAAAATCAGGTTTCAAGAGATCCTTTAAAGGGCAATTTATTTAAAAACCTGGTACTAATGGAGATTTTAAAGTATAAATTTAATAAAGGGAAAAGAAGCAATTTATATATTTATCGCGATAGTAAGGGCAATGAAATTGATATAATTTATGAAATGGGAAGGGATGTATACCCTATTGAAGTGAAAGCCGGAGCAACAGTGGCAAATGAATTTTTTAAGAATATAAGAAAATTTTTTAAAATTTATCCACATACTCCTTATGGTGGAGGACTTGTTTATGGCGGAAAAGAACCTCAAGTAAGGACAGATATAAAAGTATGCACAGTCTGGATGATTGAAGAAATGATAGAAAATATAAAATAG
- a CDS encoding type II toxin-antitoxin system RelE family toxin, translating into MSKKLKVKYSEIAVKDLKSFDIAERQLIVNKIHYLADNFEELKKTKKITELKGTKFSGQYRFVIARKIRAIFRIEKEELILLILRVGKRKNVY; encoded by the coding sequence ATGTCGAAGAAATTGAAGGTTAAATATTCTGAGATTGCAGTAAAAGATTTAAAAAGTTTTGATATAGCCGAAAGACAACTAATCGTTAATAAAATACATTATTTGGCAGATAACTTCGAAGAGCTCAAAAAAACAAAGAAAATTACAGAACTTAAAGGTACAAAATTTAGTGGCCAATATCGTTTTGTAATAGCAAGAAAGATAAGAGCTATTTTTAGGATAGAAAAAGAGGAATTAATTTTATTAATTTTACGTGTTGGTAAAAGAAAAAATGTATATTAA